AAACAGCATGGCATAGTGTACCGTGTGATAAAAACAGAGTAGTTGAACAGGGCCCAATACAGCAGAAAAGTACGTGTTTGTCTAACGTGTAGAGAGAGTCAAAGTGAAATATGGAAATCTAAAAGACAACGAAACATATAAACAAAATCACGAAAAACGGACAACAACTCGAATGTCACAACTGCTCTTTTCATACATCCTACATAAAGATTAGTGAACTATGAATGACTTAGACgagcttacttttgatctaagtctcacttttacaaaaggaacatatagtgaaaaagtgagacttagatcGAAAGTGAgttcgtctaagttttatggccccgggacCGGGAAAGACTTTCGAAATACTTTAAAAGAACAGCACAACCAAGACCTGGCCCCGGTggcataaaacttagacgagcttacTTTTCATCTAAGTCTCGCTTTTTCAAAAGGAacatatagtggaaaagtgagactgagatcaaaagtaaactcgtctaagttttatggccccggggcctgaAGAACGTGAATGATGCCTATTACATAAGGATATATGCATTGCAAAATCTTCATGTGTGTAGTTTCCAGACGATAGTTTTCTATACATTAGAACATGTTTGCAGAAGGTGAAGCCCCTTCAAGTTTGACTCTGCATGAAGGGTCCTGTTCAATCAcatggtggacacgctttggcggatcaaAGTCAGGGgaagtttgcatcaaaataccTGCTTGCAATGAAATGATCTTGAATGATTACGCTAAAAGTAAATACTTATTTAGAGTATACATataagttaagatttgacaaatgttgaattaaggtggtatgggacacttccatttTGTGACGTGTGGTTTATcgatataaacaatattaaaaccaAGTGTAATTATACAAGTAGTTTCTTTTCCAACATCGTTACCTAtcagcgcagtgggttagagcgtttactaCGAATCTCTAAGTCAAGATTCGAATCCCGATGgcggttttacaatttttacctttccaaatatttttaaaagctattttttggttacatattgtaaagtttgaaaattctagaccggtgaaagtattttaattataatgttcTTTAATCCatattaatatcgacagatgtcacATACACCTTAATAAAATGAGCCAATTCGTTTTTTGAatgcacaattttatttttcatacttAATCGCTTGCGACGCACGACCTCTTACGAGAGAATTCGTCGCCGAATGCTGGAACAACGCTTTTTATCATTGCCGATTAGAAAACAATATGGCGCCTGGGTTACCACATTTTACAAAACTGGATTTCTTTAACTAAAGTCTTTCCTACTACATCGAAAAACCTCATAACTGCAAATAGCCAAAATGTCTGGACCAAATTTTGAGATAAGTATCAGTTTTAAGGTGGGTCGCGGGTTTACCCCATAAAAAATCTCACGAGAAAacataccctgaaaatttgtcaaATCGTTCTGTAGTATTTAcagtttattatataaaatattaatcaaatttgCCTACGCCATTTGTATGCAATACCGCCTTGAACTTGGTATTGTTGATGGTGCTGTTTTGACGCTTTTCTAAtgaatacataggaaaataagCAATTTGTGAgattgagtttttttttaaaaattgtaagtaacttttaaacaatttacacaAATTTATCAACTGTTTCTGTGCGTAAAGAAaaagtgatttaaaataaattaatgtaaaaaaaaaattatgttttctcgctagattttttgatattttaactttatttttgaaaattttaccgAAAATTGCCATATTTTTCGTATTTGACGTCGTGAGTACGAcgtcatttatttttaacccGTTCCGCATTTCAAGTAAAGTTAACCGAACTATTATTATCCTTGGCAGAAGCTAAATAAATTTGGAGAGAGCAAGAGATAGAAGATTGATATTTTGATGTTTCTTCggatcagagagagagagagagagagagagagagagagagagtacttGTCATATAATAACGAACCAGTCTTTCCCTGCTACCTGGCTTCTCCTCATGTCAGCTCAAACTATCAAACAAATCCTAATCCAGACTGATATAGGTATATTTGGCCGTGTTTTATTTCTGGTCCAGTACTGTTTTAACAGCATGACTGCAGATTTATCACGGATTAACTGCACAGGTCTATGAAATTAGATTACTAGTATCATAAGCCATCATAAGACGTTTATCATTTATTTCCTGCGATGTTAAAGATCTACGTGTGTAAAAAGGGGCTTTATGGTCACTAATTAATCTATATTCTATCATCTTCGGGCAAAACTTGctttaaaattcacttcatttGTTACAAACTGACGGAAAAAATACGCATCATGCTATAGACTCGACAAGAACATAATTTCATGTGAATCTAAAATTCGTCAAACCAGGAAGTTTAAAATAGGATCCCTACCCTCGTGTAAAATAGGATCCCTACCTTCGTGTAAAATAAGATCCCTTCCCTCCTGTAAAATAGGATCCCTACCCTCGTGTAAAATAGGATCCCTACCCTCGTGTAAAATAGGATCCCTTCCCTCGTGTAAAATAAGATCCCTACCCTCGTGTAAAATAGGATCCCTACCCTCATGTAAAATAAACACTTTTGTATGATCTATGTTTcatatatttgttcattttatgattaataaatCAACGACCTTCCCACATCCTTGTCTATATTTGAAGGTTGTGGTCAATATGATACTGATTCTATCATAATAACGCACGTAGCAACATGTCGAGGTGGGGCAACGCTTTTTTTGCCAAACAAattttttctatcatttttccataaaaaaatgatacagcTTCTTTACTTGTTAGAGCCAGTTGAAAAATAATACGCAAAGTTGTTAGAAAcactaaattttaaattgtgagGCAGTAACTCGCTCCCCAGGTTTTCAAGATGTTGGTGACGATTGGTCCGCCCCTTTAAACGATGTTACTATGCCGAATCTTTCctgctttaaaaaataccaCCAGCCCcccaaattaaaatcaaaatatttgaaaggcATTTCCTATGGTGGACTGCTTGCTTTTGTTAAGGGATGTGGCTTGAAGGGCGCTTTTccgaaaacatttgaaaaaaaaaatatatcctgtTTTGAATTATATTAACAGTAATCTCTCGATCGTTGAGTCAAGATTTATCTAGACACTATTAACAGTATGGCAGAATCAGATGTTAAAGTCAGGTTTACATGTGCACAAGATGTTGTACCAACTTGTGAGACACATTATGAACAATGCAACAACTTTTTCTGCAACGACTGCGACAAGTTCATCTGTATCGAGTGTGCCAAGAAAGACCACCGCGAACATGACTGGAACACAGTGGGAAACATATCAAAACAACGTAAGTCGGACTTATCTAGGAAAAGTCAAGAAATCCGAGAGGGGCATCTTCCTAAACTAACGGAGAAGATGGCAAAAATAGACTCCCTGATGGAGCAAAACCTTGCACACCGAGACGCCGAGCTTTCTAGACTTGAAACCCACTATCGAAACATTGTGACGAGTTTGACACAGGTTGTTGAGGACCGAAAGAAAGAACTGAGTAGAGGACTGGAAACGAAGAACAAAACACTGGCGGAAATTCAAAGAAAGTTAAAGACGAAGGCCGTCAAACTCCAGGATACGATggatgatttgaaaaaatccaaTTCTCTCTCCGACTATAATTTACTGAATGTAGATTGTGCGTTGAACAGGGTTTTGCCGATTTCAGATGGTGAAGATCTTGAGGATCATAAATACTCACTTCATTTTAAAGAGGGGTCATTAACAAAGGAGAGTGTAGAATTACTTTTGGGTACAGTGAAGGACTACGACGATTTTACTTTGACCAAAATCCGCTCCTTCCGCCATGACAAGAGTGACATCATCTGTCTGGAAGTTGACTTCTATTCTAATGCTGTGTTGGTGAATTCAAACCAAACCTACTGGGATACAGTAAATACAAAGGGGAAATTAAAGAGTCGGAACGAGTTTTACAGCCAAATCAATGATTTTGCGGTGCTTCCCAATGGCGATATCATTTTTTCGGAGAATGAAAGCCACTCAATTCAACTCCACACCATTCAAATGTCTGCCAATGACGCCACAAGAACTGTGGCAGACACTTCCCCGCTTACACCGGAAGGAGTTTGCTTAACAAGTGAAGGGGATATATTGGTCACAATGGCCGACCCAGAAGATGAGAATGCCACAGGTTTGGTTAAAATGTTTTCTATGCGAGGAAAAGTCAAAAGAAAATACGAATATGACAGCAGTGGAGAGAGACTTTTTAAGCTGCCTTTTAGAGTAgcacaaaacaaaaattctgaTATTTGCGTTTTAGACAGCCTAGACACTGAACACGGAGTACTTCATACGATTTCGAGTGAAGGGCACACCCAATTCATCTACAAGGGCGTGAAGAGCCTTCAGCACCCGCTCTATGCTGCAGACATAGTGTGTGATGATATCTGCAATATCATACTGATGGATGCTAAGAACCATCACATCCATCTTCTGGACTCAGCGGGGAATTTCTTGAAGTTCTTGACAAGGGATGAAGGAGACAGAAGACACTCTCTGTCCCTGGCTCTTAGTGGAGATATATTGTGGGCCGGTGGTCACAATGGCTATCTCAGTGTGTACAAGTACACCAACaattcatgatttatttttacattatatactaactgaacaaaaaataaatcattaatgaaATCATCATTGGGtacttcatttaaaataaaatcatgaaagtGTCTTTTCTTCACTTTTTTAAAGCTCGCTGTTCTGACTTgatccaataaaatcaaagaaagaaaaataatttaatcatGTTCAGTCATCATAGAATGCTGGGAATCTTTTCCACATGAAGTTTGAAACAGGATACATTCTCTGCCTTTTTGGTTGGGGTCGTAATTCTGGCATCAGCCCTGTCAAGAAAATCAAAACTCTTAGAAAACTTTGAGCAAGAAGTTTAAACTAGTTGAATTAAAGTACAATATTTTTACTAGCAATGCAAGTCTTTGTTTGATTAGATCAGTTTCAACTAGCACTCGGTAACAAGCTTTCCCTAtctaatttttttgaaaatggcAACTAGACACAAGCATGACAGAACCAGGCATTGACAAAATgagaaaaagcaaaataattttaaaaatcctaaaaCTCGTATAATTACTGAATAATTGATGATACAggaaataacttttgaattgacaagatggaagaaattaaaatatgtaagtATTGCTCACAATTTCCTTGTTTTCTTCATACTAGTATTTTATAccaaaattgaatgaaatggGTTTATTAGTTACAGTCATTGATTGTTTACAATCTTTCTTCAAAAGCCCCATTCCCAAcctaaaaaaaagtaattcttttcaaaattgaatgttttaattttcctAAAAGCCATTTCTCccaaaaatttatgaaaacatacaaaaaatgcaGTTAGATGTATAATAAGCAAATGTTCTATTCTTATTCCTCTGCATTCAAAAACAAACATTCAGTTCATAACAAAAAagtaataattatcaaaaattccCAAAAATTCCCTATTTTCCTAATCAACTCCAATTCAGTCCCTCAAAACATTGAGAGAGCCCCATTGGTTTTTCATCAGAAGTTTCAAGTTTCAAGCTGATTCAAGATGCTGTAGAGAGACGCTCAGTTTTCCTATCATTACTAGCAACATACCTGCTCTTTGGGCTTTGTGAATGGCATCTTGAAGTTCTTTCTGAGATTTCTTACATACACCAGTAGCTCGTCTTGGAAGCATACCCCCCTTTTCAGTCATAAACTGTCTTAAAATTAACACATCCTGAAAAATCATAACTAACTTTAATTCTGCCATCTTAATAAACATTCCTGGTtctaaattaattttacaaaacatgGAGGATAAAACtacaatctacatgtaattcataaaaACAGGATTATACTGTTTTCTATACCCAgtaatccatttttattttttatcattttgttaacATGGTTAACAGAAGTTACAAACTTACTGTGTATTTAATAtctaaatttaatcgacagatTGGACAGGCATCATTGTTCAGTTCATCAGATTTCAAGACTTTGCCTTTCCAGGGAGACTCAACTTTTTCTCCTTCAAtctgaaaaatatgttttgcaggatatgtataGGTAATTTTGCATAAAACTATTAAGGTTCTCCAACCCTCAGCCgcaaaatactttttttatcataaaaatgttacttGTCCTTCATACtttgtaaatgaaatgaaataaaaagaaatttattgatggtatccatgcattaACAACGTTATTGCAAATTTGTTAACAATATGGTTAAAGTTAAAGttgagataaaattaaaaaaaaaaggttgtacTGGTGCAACGGAAGCTTGAACCCATATATGGTACCTATGTGTATTAGATCTCTGTTGAACCACTGAGCACTGGATTAGAggaaaatgcaattaaaaatacTGCCCATATTTCCATATTATTCCATGAATTTTGGTGTCCTGTGGGGACAGTGTGATTtgggttgaaaaaaaaactgtattttgCTAATATATATCACATGTTTGGGGCAAAACACCCACTTGATAATGGGCTGAGACAAGGAAATACTGCACTGAAGGCTGGTGATACTGCTAGCTTCAGATTGCTGTCATCTATAGTCCCAAACAAGCATATCAGGGCTAATACACAACTAGGTATATAATACGGAGCACAGCGAGAGGCGGGCAAAGCCCGCCTcacgaagcgaggattaatggtaacatgtttatataagaaaatcagttaaaaatgaaagttgaatcaggggtactaaggcccaaaaaattttcttccagccctgggcgccgccatattggcaacctttttgtttttaaaaagttagtttgatcattgattgactggtacttatcgatgtttattgcccctaaagtagattaaaatgttccagtgtttcaatagaaggtaatttgaattaaaagaaataaaagaggacaCCAGATCGGTTTCAATAGTGCTTTAATCAAGATCGAAACATGACCAGTTCTATGTATgccttatcaaattatcagatggaaaataaaaacattaaaatcaaggaactgatcttttagatactgaataaatgtattcaattttattaccgcacatttatttgaattaaattgataaacaatgaaagaggaaataaaaaagttcCGAATAACAttactctcttcggctatttccgaagacaaaacgtgtACGTTTTAGGTctgaaacatgacgtcataatgtagactgggcacgcgacgtttagttaaactttggctaaatgatttgagtaggcaaccaggcggatcctactgtgcgtttcaaataaattttgttctaaaAAAACCAatctgcactgtgttaaatctgcgctccgTCCAACAGTCACACtgtttacatattatataattcTTTTACTGTTTCATTGTACACTGACACCTCTAATGTTGGCATTTTATACACATCAAAAAGTTTTAAGGAAATCATGGATTAGGATACCCTTGTTTCAAGGTGTCAAAAAGACGGTGTGGGTTTAAGAACAggtagaaatatatatttaaaaacttaCAATAATAACATCTTTTGACTCCCTCGTCTCTTTTACTGTAAATAAGGAAAGAAACAGATAAATGCtatctttacaatgtcatagtGTACGTTAAAATCCAtaaaagtatttcttttaaacatataaattctaataaaatgttttatgttcTAAAGACACGCACAGTTTATCGGTACACAAACCTTTAATTGCAAATACACTCTGTGACGTCGAAAATTGTCTTATCATTGAACGTTGTAAAACATTTCTAACAAATCTCACTGCCATTTTCTAAGCTTCACGTCTTATGCGCGTTTATGTTCACTGATATGCAACGGTAttcgataaaacatattcatgaAAAAGATGCGGTctacataaaagaaaaacctGATTCGGTCGTACTCAAGACGAATAAATGAATGTTATAAGGCTTAATTCATCGAGTCATCTGTGGACTTTAATATGAAGTAAACCATTATTTGCCACGGGATGGAAATATTTGGAGTCTATTAAAATGTCTTTACggtgtaaaatttatttttaatagtttttgtatAGGCTATctaataattatacatataggcctcatgcacggatctagagggggggtcgggggggtcccgaccccccctggaaaatgaaaatttattaaatttacatagtaaaattatcgaaaatatgcctcggaccccccctggcaaacacaattatccttcggaccccccctggaaaaattttctggatccgcgcatgggcCTATCTTTCCACCAAAGCATTTACTAATAGTTTtagtatttactttttcatttaaaaaggtGCTTGTTGCAATAGATCTTAacgcaatcttcattaattaattactgtttAGTTAATCACTACGTAATGTCTCTTAATACAAGAAGCTCACCCAAAATACAACTGAACTGAATGGAAAGGATATCAAAAGCACATCCCATTTTACATACCTTTTTACATGCCTTTTACATACCTTGGAAGGTAAAGACATCAGAGGGAGGTGCTGACAAGGATATAGTAGGAAGATTAGGTAAAGCCCGAGGAGCCTTTGTCAAGCTTAAGAATTTATGGAAATCAAGCAGCATCAACATACGCACTAAGATCAAGATATACAACATCTGTGTACTATCTGTCCTATTGTATGATGCTGAATGCTGCCAGAGGATGACAGAAAGGGAGAAAGGGACATAAACAAACTATCAAGTTTTCATAATGGCTGCCTCAGAAAAGTGAGAATCATATGAGAATCATATGAAAGGGGCATCATATATAAATCACATGAAACATACATAATCTTAATTAGGACATTACTTAGAAAATACAGATGAAGATGGATAGGTCATGTATTAAGAAAGCCAACAAATGACATCACAAGAGTGACACTAAGATGGACTCCAGAAGGAAAAAGGAGGAAAGGCCGTCCAAGAACAACATGGAGGCGAACTGGCGAAAAAGAACTTAAGGACATGAACCTTACCTGGGGAGAAGCGGAGAGGATAGCCAAGAGCAGAGAAGAATGGAAATCCCTAGTCCTTGCCCTTTGTGCATCCGGGTGCACCAAGGactaggtaggtaggtaggtaggtaagTAGTTGAtcatatttttgaaacttttgaaaaaaatatttaaaacatggtGTATATTCAAGGTTAGAAATATAGGTCCTgatatggatcggataccttaacaCAGAAATTCGTTTTGGATTTCTTATCATATTAGTCAGGAAAAAACCAAATGGTCTATCTCAACGAAAAGACATAACTTCCTTTTATTGTGAATGTTCATCCTGGGTTATTGATATGTAAAAATATCTCATAATGAGGAAATAATGAGGGAACAATTAAGATTCCCAGAACGTTACATAACGTACCAGTCTTTTCCTCTAAAGGGCGTATTATGGCGAGACAGGGCAGCGCATTGGAAAATAAAGAGGTTTTCTAACATGTTGTTAACGAACCGTGAATCAGTTAAGTAATGTCTGTTCTTTCTTATATGGTGTGGAGTCTGAACTGACTAGGAATAAGTTGACGGTATGTGGTGACCTTGGCCGTGGACCTCAAAGCCTTTTCCTTCTTCTTCTAGATGGCATAGCAGTCTGTATCTTGCCCACAACGTGTGGCGTGGACAGACGGACCGACAGTAAATGCTAAATACATATTTACGTTCGTAAAAATACAGACACGCACGAATTTACCAGTGAAATATAAGAGGAGAGGGTGGGAATTAGGAAGACTGCAATCGTCAAGTCTGAGCAAAGTTGTGCAAAACTCCAAGAAAACCAATCTCGTGATAGAGGTTTAGGATATATGTAgattttgatgtataaataaacatgtagtTTTTGCAATATGATAAACAACCTCGGCCTAAGATTGGAAACGCTGACAAAGGTTGCCTGATTTTTTAATTGGTAAAGGCCGTTTACAGTAGCTTATTGTAAGGATGTTTGAAGAGATTTTTGAAGATAGCATTTACTTTACTAGTACTAGTGTAATATATATTGTCAATGGGTCAATAATTTAAGATTCTCTTTTATGTATGCACGTAATTACTAATTTTGGGCTTCGAAATCTAGAAGTAAAAAATCTGGACTTCATGTCTGGATTAAGATGTCTGAATACTTTCGCACCTGTTTATTTTAGGTTCAGTTTATTCACGATGTCCCCCTTCATAGatgcaatgaaagaaaaagttagCAAGGTCCCCTATATCTTGACAATGATAGACATAACGAATGGCAAAGTATGcattaaatacacaaaataatttgataaagggCATAATAAATAAACTTGCACATCtatttttgtcttttattactgaaaaatttatttattcaaaaaaggGCCAAAAtgctattaaaaaaatcattaaattacaCATTGTGTCCTAAATACCTATAAAGCAAATGGCCAAAATTCTACGTCCAAAAAGgccaaaatttcataaaaaataacgCAATCGAAATTTCTTGGAAAATATGCACATCAACACATTGTGTCCCAAGTGCCCATGAAGTTTCGCTAAATTTCATGCAACGATTTAAAAGGAGTTGCGCAAACTGGTCATTACTATATTTAACATTCAAGTTCATAAGGGTCGATATTCTGAGAAAAATAACGGCATTGTGATTTGCACATCCGAAACCTACGTCTCAGATTCAGCTTTCAAGACTGTCAATtgaataagtaaataaaataagacgcaccatccgtGCAATTAATTGAGGATAAGACTAAGATCTAGtaatcaaagggcacctgctccaaaaaaacattaacctcctccagcGTCTGAAAGTCACGgtccagattcagcatccaaatcTTTTAATTCCAAAAGGAGATCCAGATGCACCATTTATGCAGGtatggtgaagataggacaaatAATTACGTAGATACAAGACCTGCtccaaaaaactttaaccaggtccggacgccgacgccgagacGCCAGGGGTATAGTATAAGCCTCCCCCttcttcgtctcggtgagctaaaaacatgcATATGAATGACGGTCTGACTGACGGACCAGTCAAAAATATACTTATAAATAATGTGTACATTTTCATATCTCAAAGAAAGTGGTGCAAAAAGCGAGTTTATTACCGAACGTGGAGAGgacattgaatcattatttttgatGTGGTCTCACAACGGCAACAAActgaataacgcgcgctagaATTCCATATCTTTATGaacataaaagtttaaaaatgcaTTCGAAAACTTTTCCCAAGGTGCAGAGAACccttaataaaatataaaacaaaaagaacaaTGAAAAACGCAAACTATTTTTATTGGGAGAGAAATCTCCCTCATaggatattaaaattaaaataacgaTTAAGACTTTTGGGAGTGattattcaaaatgaacaaaacgTTATTCATGGAATGCCCTACAAGCttaaaaattgtacataaaaCATATACTGTTTATATGGTATAAAatcatactgtattaaaatatgtttagttATGAAGGAACAGAAAGTCTACACATATCATTAAAACATATTACAATAGTGCGGGTTCACAGAAACCACTAAAAATATCGTCCAATATAAAACAGAGCACAGATCTAAAATCGTTGTCAGTTTAGAAAATTAGGAAAGTGTTATAAGACAAGGGAAACGTAATTAAAAGAATAACATGATTCATTACAAAGTTCATTAATTACTGCTACTATCAACACATCAAGAGTGTATGGAGATCAAATGAAACAGGTCCTTGAGTTTCCGGGGAAGCTCTCAAAAGCAGTCCAGCAAATCTGTTGTTATAGGagatatttttcatgtttacgAGGCATCTGCACTACACACAATCTCACTTAATGCTGCTGCCAATAAACGTTTTTAACAGTTTCCTTCGTGACTCCTTTGAAATGACAACTGGTGAACATTATCAATTGACTTTGTACATGTGAATGATGAACAAAAGTTGCATTGAGTTTTTTGTACAAAAGTTGAACCACAACTATACACCATTCGTCTCATTCCTTTTTGAGTTCTCGATCTTCTGTAGTTCAACACTGTTAGCCAACAAAGGCTCGTCACGGGGGTCCAACCCTTGCAGAATGGGGTCATCAGGGTCAAAAGAGCAGCTTTCGTCCAGGACCACTTTAGTCAAGTCCTCGCCCTGTCGGAGCTGGTGGCGCTTCAGGATGGGCCGTGTAGTGGACATGAGTCGCTGTAAAGGTCcaaagtatataattttatgtatcATGATTAGTATATCCAATATACAGAATACAAGTACTGACTTAAATTATGAATCTGCacagttttaagaaaataaacgaTTGATTTTCCGagtgaatacaaaattttacGTTTATTCATTCAAAGTTCTATAATTAAATAAACGCTCGCAAAAAAGAAGACTGCGGATATTTGGCCGTTGAGAATACCTGAGCAATTGAACCCTCAGCGTCTATCACTCTCTTGAAAAAGGTAATTGGGATCCAGATAACGGAGACCAGGGCCAGCATCCAGCCGACCCCGATAGCCCAGGACGGGTAAGTGTACTCGTAGGTCTTCCTCTTGTATGTGAGTTCCGAGTAGCTGATGGCCCCCATGATGAAGATCGTCTACAACAGATAGCCCCGCTGTGTCAAACCGtaagtttataatttatatttagatcATTTTTACCCAGTTCTTAAACAGTTATTTCTTGTACTAAGAAGTACAAAAAGCGGGTTTGAACAAatggaaataaattttattcaagaCGACCGTATTTGCGAGAGTTTTCAAAATTCCTTTATGTCCACAAAACGTTTGAGACTGGCGATCTACAGTACTAGTACTTCTCTTAGCGGGTTTTTCGGCAAATTTTAACCAGAATACTAATATACTTGTTGTTATAAATTGGCTACGAAATTATGACATATTTGAGCCAATTGCAACATGCATTATTTGTCTTGTAACTTACAAGTGAGAATAGAGGCGTTATAAACATCCAGCAGATTTTCATGACTGGTGCGATACGGAATCCGAACATCATTTCTAAGTTGTCATAGTAACGATTAATACCTAAAAGAGAAAATGAGAAGTGTGAGTTCCTTGAAAATGGATGGTACAGAGTTAAGCTCATTTCAGTCTGTAAATAATGAACCAGTAAAGAAGTGTTGTTATTCGAATAATAAAAAGTGTGGTTTCATAAACGGTAAATttcgtttttaaaaatctgtaaaaTCAAAAGCAGGATCTGTTATTTGCTACAAACAAGCTTTCACAAAGGTTTTTTTCCTAGAATATTTCGGGGAAAAAACCAATGTTGCATATAAACATAA
The nucleotide sequence above comes from Magallana gigas chromosome 2, xbMagGiga1.1, whole genome shotgun sequence. Encoded proteins:
- the LOC105325238 gene encoding large ribosomal subunit protein mL66 isoform X3, with the protein product MLMLLDFHKFLSLTKAPRALPNLPTISLSAPPSDVFTFQVKETRESKDVIIIEGEKVESPWKGKVLKSDELNNDACPICRLNLDIKYTDVLILRQFMTEKGGMLPRRATGVCKKSQKELQDAIHKAQRAV
- the LOC105325238 gene encoding large ribosomal subunit protein mL66 isoform X2 produces the protein MAVRFVRNVLQRSMIRQFSTSQSVFAIKVKETRESKDVIIIEGEKVESPWKGKVLKSDELNNDACPICRLNLDIKYTDVLILRQFMTEKGGMLPRRATGVCKKSQKELQDAIHKAQRAGLMPELRPQPKRQRMYPVSNFMWKRFPAFYDD
- the LOC105325312 gene encoding uncharacterized protein; amino-acid sequence: MAESDVKVRFTCAQDVVPTCETHYEQCNNFFCNDCDKFICIECAKKDHREHDWNTVGNISKQRKSDLSRKSQEIREGHLPKLTEKMAKIDSLMEQNLAHRDAELSRLETHYRNIVTSLTQVVEDRKKELSRGLETKNKTLAEIQRKLKTKAVKLQDTMDDLKKSNSLSDYNLLNVDCALNRVLPISDGEDLEDHKYSLHFKEGSLTKESVELLLGTVKDYDDFTLTKIRSFRHDKSDIICLEVDFYSNAVLVNSNQTYWDTVNTKGKLKSRNEFYSQINDFAVLPNGDIIFSENESHSIQLHTIQMSANDATRTVADTSPLTPEGVCLTSEGDILVTMADPEDENATGLVKMFSMRGKVKRKYEYDSSGERLFKLPFRVAQNKNSDICVLDSLDTEHGVLHTISSEGHTQFIYKGVKSLQHPLYAADIVCDDICNIILMDAKNHHIHLLDSAGNFLKFLTRDEGDRRHSLSLALSGDILWAGGHNGYLSVYKYTNNS
- the LOC105325238 gene encoding large ribosomal subunit protein mL66 isoform X1 — encoded protein: MLMLLDFHKFLSLTKAPRALPNLPTISLSAPPSDVFTFQVKETRESKDVIIIEGEKVESPWKGKVLKSDELNNDACPICRLNLDIKYTDVLILRQFMTEKGGMLPRRATGVCKKSQKELQDAIHKAQRAGLMPELRPQPKRQRMYPVSNFMWKRFPAFYDD